The following proteins come from a genomic window of Lolium rigidum isolate FL_2022 chromosome 5, APGP_CSIRO_Lrig_0.1, whole genome shotgun sequence:
- the LOC124656284 gene encoding uncharacterized protein LOC124656284 — MVAIFFSAANGLRSYGRPLSLKQFVTSCANERNKHRHGECKLDIPELQFLIMRHADEWRLLAKKEKDLKVEKKIRWKPPPVDWVKINIDGAFSERSGSGGWGVIARDDTGDAIFAAAGAIPASVEALHSELDGPS, encoded by the exons ATGGTGGCCATCTTTTTCTccgctgcaaatgggttaagaagCTATGGGCGGCCCTTGAGCTTGAAGCAGTTCGTGACAAGTTGTGCCAAT GAacgtaacaagcatagacatggggAATGCAAATTAGATATACCTGAACTCCAGTTCCTGATCATGCGGCATGCTGATGAATGGCGTCTGTTGGCAAAAAAGGAAAAAGATCTAAAAGTGGAAAAGAAGATCAGATGGAAGCCACCACCTGTAGACTGGGTAAAGATAAATATAGATGGCGCCTTCTCTGAAAGATCAGGTTCAGGTGGATGGGGTGTTATAGCCAGAGATGATACCGGCGATGCCATCTTTGCCGCTGCCGGTGCCATCCCAGCTAGCGTCGAAGCCTTACACTCGGAACTCGATGGCCCTAGTTAA